A single window of Flavobacterium aestivum DNA harbors:
- the mnmA gene encoding tRNA 2-thiouridine(34) synthase MnmA, giving the protein MKRVVVGLSGGVDSSVAAYLLQQQGYEVIGLFMKNWHDDSVTISNDCPWLEDSNDALLVAEKLGIPFQTVDLSEEYKEKIVDYMFNEYEKGRTPNPDVLCNREIKFDVFMKIALSLGADYVATGHYCRKSETEVNGEKVYQLLAGVDNNKDQSYFLCQLSQEQLSKALFPIGELTKPEVREIAAEMELVTAEKKDSQGLCFIGKVRLPEFLQQKLQPKEGVIIQIDKNDPVYCSEVQAELSLEEQLLFTSRKVPYTPKMGKVMGKHQGAHYFTVGQRKGLNVGGTTDPLFVIGTDVETNTIYTGLSSMHPGLFKKALFIEKSEVHWIRKDLAIANGESMEVMARIRYRQPLQKATLHQYESGMYISFEEPQSAITEGQFAAWYLGEELIGSGVIS; this is encoded by the coding sequence ATGAAACGTGTAGTTGTAGGTCTTTCCGGTGGTGTGGATTCGAGTGTTGCTGCTTATTTGTTGCAACAACAGGGTTATGAAGTGATAGGACTTTTTATGAAGAATTGGCACGATGATTCAGTGACGATTTCAAATGATTGCCCTTGGCTGGAAGACAGTAATGATGCTTTATTAGTTGCGGAAAAATTAGGTATTCCTTTTCAAACAGTTGATTTAAGCGAAGAATACAAAGAGAAAATAGTTGATTACATGTTTAATGAATATGAAAAGGGAAGAACTCCAAACCCAGATGTTCTATGTAATCGCGAAATAAAGTTTGACGTTTTCATGAAAATAGCATTAAGTCTTGGAGCTGATTATGTGGCTACAGGGCATTATTGCCGTAAAAGTGAAACAGAAGTTAATGGTGAAAAAGTATACCAACTTCTTGCTGGTGTAGATAATAATAAAGATCAGTCCTATTTTTTATGCCAATTGTCTCAAGAACAATTGTCGAAAGCATTATTTCCGATAGGTGAATTAACAAAACCTGAAGTACGTGAAATAGCTGCAGAAATGGAATTGGTTACAGCCGAAAAGAAAGATTCCCAAGGATTGTGTTTTATTGGGAAAGTGCGTTTACCCGAATTTTTGCAACAAAAACTGCAACCGAAGGAAGGTGTAATTATTCAAATTGATAAAAATGACCCTGTATATTGTTCTGAAGTGCAGGCCGAATTATCACTTGAAGAGCAATTGCTTTTTACTTCCAGAAAAGTGCCTTATACTCCAAAAATGGGTAAGGTAATGGGGAAACACCAAGGAGCACATTATTTTACAGTTGGACAAAGAAAGGGATTGAATGTAGGAGGAACAACAGATCCATTATTTGTTATTGGTACAGATGTAGAAACCAATACCATCTATACAGGTTTATCCAGTATGCATCCCGGATTATTCAAAAAAGCATTATTTATAGAAAAATCAGAAGTGCATTGGATCCGCAAAGATTTGGCTATAGCCAATGGTGAAAGCATGGAGGTTATGGCTCGTATTCGATACAGACAACCTTTGCAAAAAGCGACTTTGCACCAATATG